The following are encoded together in the Poseidonibacter lekithochrous genome:
- a CDS encoding phospholipase A, with amino-acid sequence MKYKLLLFIFIYVYSNAQTSEEFFKKAQEYENNNNYKKAMEFYKKAYTQKNITTSLENELNKKDEVQTFTKIKKEFYAKKMAKSDDPETKKTIEQVITSDFELYPYKKNYLLPATYDLNERDDRKQFETKFQFSVEKPISYNFLGLDETISFAYTQKSFWQTSEKSSPFRETNYQPEIFALFPYENSDHVKAYKVSLIHESNGRNNEFSRSWNRIYLETYLKLSNLFIIPKVWYRIPEKTDEDDNPDIDKYLGYGDLTFFYPYKKHIFELKLRNNLRLNSQNKGSAQFDWTFPLPYSVGETNTFGFIQVFSGYGDSLIDYDKEINKIGFGIALSR; translated from the coding sequence ATGAAATACAAATTATTATTATTTATATTTATTTATGTTTATTCAAATGCACAAACAAGCGAAGAGTTTTTCAAAAAAGCTCAAGAGTACGAAAACAATAATAATTATAAAAAAGCTATGGAGTTTTATAAAAAAGCTTATACTCAAAAAAATATAACGACCAGTTTAGAAAATGAATTAAATAAAAAAGATGAAGTACAAACATTTACTAAAATTAAAAAAGAGTTTTACGCAAAAAAAATGGCTAAATCAGATGACCCAGAAACAAAAAAAACCATTGAACAAGTTATTACTTCTGATTTTGAACTATATCCTTATAAAAAGAACTATTTATTACCAGCAACTTATGATTTAAATGAAAGAGATGATAGAAAACAATTTGAAACTAAATTTCAATTTTCAGTTGAAAAACCAATTTCATATAACTTTTTAGGTCTTGATGAAACTATATCATTTGCATATACACAGAAATCATTTTGGCAAACAAGTGAAAAATCTTCTCCTTTTAGAGAAACAAATTACCAACCTGAAATTTTTGCCCTATTCCCTTATGAAAATAGTGATCATGTAAAAGCATATAAAGTATCATTAATTCATGAATCTAATGGACGGAATAATGAATTTTCAAGGTCATGGAATAGAATCTATTTAGAAACATATTTAAAACTATCTAATTTATTTATAATTCCAAAAGTTTGGTATAGAATTCCTGAAAAAACAGATGAAGATGATAATCCAGATATTGATAAGTATTTAGGTTATGGAGATTTAACGTTTTTTTACCCATACAAAAAACATATCTTTGAATTAAAACTAAGAAATAACCTTCGATTAAACTCTCAAAATAAAGGCTCAGCTCAATTTGATTGGACATTCCCTTTACCTTATTCAGTAGGAGAGACTAATACTTTTGGATTTATACAAGTATTCTCAGGATATGGTGATAGTTTAATTGATTATGATAAAGAGATTAATAAAATAGGATTTGGAATAGCCTTATCAAGATAA
- a CDS encoding c-type cytochrome, with the protein MKKIVISIFLVSFFSFTFANDVLTSSDDNSFITKAEYGKMLFNNPRGIGCNTCHGNDGKGKSIVNFKHTYNKVEYNCSLVIPSITDTKYGKFSSKINAKKNKKRKFTPEQVCEKLIYYSNVMPTYFLVEEEVEAIYTYIKTLKK; encoded by the coding sequence ATGAAAAAAATCGTAATTAGTATATTTTTAGTATCATTTTTTAGTTTTACTTTTGCCAATGATGTTTTAACATCTTCTGATGATAATTCATTTATTACAAAAGCAGAATATGGAAAAATGCTTTTTAATAACCCTAGAGGAATTGGTTGTAATACTTGTCATGGTAATGATGGCAAAGGTAAAAGTATCGTAAATTTCAAACATACTTACAATAAAGTTGAATACAACTGCTCTTTAGTAATTCCTAGTATTACAGATACTAAGTATGGGAAGTTTTCTTCTAAAATTAATGCAAAGAAAAATAAAAAAAGAAAATTTACTCCAGAACAAGTATGTGAAAAACTTATATATTATTCAAATGTAATGCCTACTTACTTCTTAGTTGAAGAAGAAGTTGAAGCTATATATACATATATTAAAACTCTTAAGAAATAA